Part of the Gadus chalcogrammus isolate NIFS_2021 chromosome 22, NIFS_Gcha_1.0, whole genome shotgun sequence genome is shown below.
ACTCCATCTTCCTACCTTCATGGTAATGCTATCCTTTGCCATCATTACACACTCTGTCCATTCAcccaccttccctccctccctccctcccaccatccctccctttctcccacaTTTCTCCTACCATCGTAGCTGCAACCATTAACTATCATCACACATCTCCCCAGctgccatccctccctcccccctccatccccccctccctccctccctcccttcctccctcccacccttcaTCGTGCTATCCTCCTACCGTCGTAGCTGCTACAATTAACCATCATCATAcattccatccctccctccctccctccctcaccccctccctcccccattccTACCTTCACAGCTGCTGTGGCCCTCCTCGTAGCCGGCGCTGCAGCTGCACTTCCCGATGGGCACCAGCCACTCGCCCTCGGCGCTGCAGTGCATCCTGGGAGGGCTGTCCGAGTCCACCTCCGAGCTGTTGACGCAGGCGCCGCGCACCTCCACCAGCGTGGCGAACGCCGCCTCCGCCACCGTGTCGGGGAACACGGCCAGGTTCTGCACCGTGGCCAGGCAGCGCTTGTAGTACACACGCACGGCCACCAGGGCCACGCAGGCACCCACGTCCTGGAAGGCCAGGTGGAAGCCCTTGCGGTTCAGGTGGCCGATCTCCCGCACCTCCGTGTTGAGCTTCATCTTGCGCTCGCCCAGGTCCCCCTGGGTGAAGCTCTCGTCGGCCGCGATGGTGTCCACCTTGGTGTAGCGGTCCTCGCGCGTCACGCCGCCCAGGTCGCGCTCCGCCTCCACGTACAGCAGGTTGAAGGTCTCCTTGCAGGTGCCCGCCACGCCGGGTATGCTGTTGCAGTCGCGCAGCGTGAACTGCAGCTCCACGAAGATGCGCTGGCCGCCGCGGCGCTGCACCCAGCCCGTCTGCAGCCAGTTGTTCTGCTGCACCGGCTCCATCACGTTGCACACCTGGTAGGTGCGGATGGGCTTGTAGCGCTCGTCCACCCCGCTGATTTCCTCCCACtgtgaggcggggggggagagagagagagagagagagagagagagagagagagagagagagagagagagagagagagagacagacagacacagacagacagatagacggacagagagaaagagacagggagacattTTAGTCATTGCAAGGAGGGGCAAGGAAAGCAGACGGCGGGTCAGATTATTCAAGTCAAGGTATTACTTAAGAGAACAGAGAATGAAGAGGGGCAGAGTGGGAttgagggagggaaagaaaataaagaatagTTGAAGAGGAGTTGAGTTGAAGTTGGAgggtggaaggagaggaggactcTGGGGAGCAGAAGGTCAGGGGTAGActagagatgaggaggagagtaaTATGTGCGGAGACGAAGAGTCAACACACATGGGCATCGATTTTGAGATGAAGGGTGTGAGTGGAAACTCGCGGGATTTAAAAGGGGCCGTAaagcgaggaagaggaagtgacaCGGGGCATTATGAGGCACAATAGTGGGACGACTGGCATGACGGGAAGAGTGGCAGATGAAAAGGAGAAGAGGGAAAATAGGTAAAGCTGCTAAAAACCCAGGAGGGGGTTAGACAGACTGAAAGGCCAGTTCAACAGAGAGTGCCAGGTATATAGTATGCTATTAGCGCTTTGCTGTGCATATAGTGTGCTATGAAGCATGCTTCAGATCTATTCTGGAGGAAAAATGGCACCAGGGCTCGCCCACAGCGTCACGGAGAGTGACTGGCCGTACCAGCTGTCCTTATGCCTTCAGCATCGCCTCTGCTCTCACGCCTACTCTTGCCTTAACAGTAACGCACTGCTGTTGTGCCTGCACTTGCCTACACATGACGAGGCATGACATACTACTGGCAAGTACTATTGAATCATTCAGCAGATGATGTCGTTTATTGTTGTACAGTAAAAACGATGCAAGTACACGTCATTGACGGGTTTTGTGTCTTGCGCTAGAATGCCGGCAGGGAGGTAGCAAACATCGGGACTCAAACCCAGAACCCCCTCATTTTGGGATTCGCCAAAACGAATCCCGACCAGTACACTATCCTGCCCAACACTATCCTGGCCTTAACTAGTGCTTCTTAATGAGGTTTGTTAATGTTGGTTTTAGGGAGTTTAAATGATCGATAGGTGAATTTGTCTTTCTTTATCTTGGCGCCAACTTTGCAGTTTTAGAGGGATTCGTCTGCAAGATGTTTTGTAAGTGTGTCCATCTTGTCTGCTCCAGAACAGGTCTTGAAAAGGCTGTtttaaagttaaagttaaatgtttttttcattgttgATCTGCCTGATGGCAGAGAGATAGACCTGAAGTGGACTACGTGCCAGACATAGAAAGACCAACAGCATTTCACAGGCTGGACACAAATAGTCAACACTGCTCTTTAAAAAGCCTTCAATCTAGGTGGCATAAAGTATTGATCCCCTAAATGGTGGTATCGATCAAGGCGCTTCGCTGATGAGTTGTAAAAACAGAGTCTCTGGGGTTATTGATCCAGGCCGACTGAGGGAGTAAGAGAGGGATTTTAATTTGACTATCGGGAATCGATGGATCTGTTGAAATCTGCTGACCAAAGCTGAGAAGGAAAATATTATGCCATCGCTCGCTTTATGGTAACTTTCCGAACATTAACCCGTATTGATATAGTTGATTGATTTGAAATCGATGTTGTTATAGGAATGTGGCATATGCTGTTAAGGGATGAAAAGATTATTTCATGTTCTAACAACAAGATTTTATCTTTATCAatctaaagtaaaataaaacatcaAATCATCCGTAATAATCATAAATCTTCACTCGATTAGTCGGTCTGCCAATGAAATGTGTTTAGAGACGGGAGAGAGTAAAGAAAACACCTAGGGATAAGAGTGATTACTCATGTCTGACTCATTGAATACATTGATTGAATTAAGTTTGGTGAGCTTGTTCTACATTTAACGCCAAAACTCTGAAGCATCATTCATTAACAACACAAAGCATATTATGAGGATGTTAGTGAATAcatattttcattcattttaattGAAGGGAATTTATGGTGCGTTTTGCCTTCTTTTCAGATTTGCTTCATTCACTTTTTACTCAACCAAATAGTTACTGTCAAAGGTCATTGATAAAGTGTATgaacaagagagacagacagacagacagagacagagagaggcaaaaagagagaaagaaagatagagatgagagacacactgagacagagagacagggagacagagcgagagggtcaaagagtgagagagacagagaccgagagagacagcgTGGATCGGTTCTGTTGTAATGATGAACAGCGGCGTTGTGTCAGGGCGTCTGAGTGGGAGTGGGCCTTGCAGGCATTTCTCTAAGCCGGCCTTACAGGGCTGTGCAGGGCTTGGATCCCAACGAGTCCATAAATCCCCAGTTTACAGCCCTGCACGTGACCCAAAACATTCCTACTGCTACATGAAGCagcgtgcgtgtatgtctgtgtgtgtgtcagtgcgtgtcAGTGCACCCGAATGTACGCGTGTACAGATACATTGCGTTTGTGTGGAATTAtgcaacataacacacacacacactcactctaacAGTGcgtctgtgtaagtgtgtgtgtgtgtgtgtgtgtgtgtgtgtgtgtgtgtgtgtgtgtgtgtgtgtgtgtgtgtgtgtgtgtgtgtgtgtgtgtgtgtgtgtgtgtgtgtgtgtgtgtgtgagtgcgcgcaAGAGCGTTATGCGAAACAAGTGCCCAGGCATAAAATCATTCTCTAAAAAGGGGGTTCCCTGACATCTGGCATTTATTGCACCCTCATAACCGGGCGGTGCATGCTTTATGAGCTTGCATcgattggtgggggggggggggggggggggaaggaagggggagagagagcaaggtagGAAGAGGGGACATTATCCATGGCAGTAGGTCAGTGGGTCTGGAGGTATGGAGGAAGGGACTTGTCCAGGCAAAGACTCATCGATTAATGGATTAATAGACATAATGAGTTCTGGACGGTGAAAATGGTTCtgagggagacacagacagacggacaaacaggcaggcagacagaaagtAAGGGTAGACGAATGGGGCACAGTACCagcgtgagagagaaagagagaaagaaaaataagcgAGAAAGGAATACAGAATAGAAGTGATGGATGAGAAAATAgaagacacacaaatgcacttacatacgcacacacaaacacacaaacacacacacacacacacacacacacagtgcagacTCACTCCATTTGGGGGGTACGATGTCCAGCCAAGTTCTGCCTGAGTCTCTTTAGAATTCAGCAGCACCactagaagagagagagagagaggaaacaggagagagagagagatggacaagAAAAGCACATTAGTATTTAAATTCAAATGAAATAACTGGGTTTTGGGCTTCCTTCATTCTGAATAACACTCTCTCTTATTTGATTAAAAAGGCCACATAAGATAGAAAACATTGCAAAATAGTTGAATGGATAAAGAAAGTATCTAAAAAAAATCACATGTTTTTGATTCAAAAGCTTTCACCACTGTTCGCAATGAACAAATACTACTTTGTAGTTACTACTGAACACATACAGTGTCAACACTTCAAAATTCGGACAAAAAAGCAGATGTTGACATGTTAATACCCCAGAAGAGCTGAGGGTATTAAGCTCTTCTAAAGCCTCTACTCACACCAGCTGGTGACAAAGGTTAAGGTCAGCAGCAGGAGTGCAGAGAAGGAGACAAACAAGATTTAGACGGACACAGACAGCGACAAAGTAGTTAGATCTACGGTTTCAGAACCATGGATAGGGACAAAGAGGAAAGATCTAGAGTTTCAGAACCATGGATAGCGAAAAAGAAGAAAGGTCTAGGGTTTCAAAAGCATGGATAGCGAAAAAGAAGAAAGATCTAGGTATTCAGAACCATGGATAGCAACATAGCAATGGGTGATGGGGTTTCAGGACCATGGATAGCGACAGAGAAGTAGTATTTCGGGGTTCAGAACCATGGACAGCGACATATATACGGGCACTAGGGTTTCAGAACCGTGGATAGCGACATAGCAGGTCCTAGTTCGGGTTTCAGAACCATGGACAGCGAGATAGCCGTAAGAGATACTGTTTCAGGACCATGGACAGTGACATAGAAGTAAGAGCTACTGTTTCAGGACCATGGACAGCGACATAGCAGTAAGAGCTGCTGTTTCAGGACCATGGATAGCGACAGAGCAACGGGCGCTAGGGTCCAATCAGCAGTTGGTGGACGCGGCTCCCTGGATAGCGTCAGGGGGATCGTTTATAGaacggtgcatgtgtgtgttttatagggCCCTCACCCTTTGCCAAcaggtgtgatgttgattagGAATTGGAAGCCATTACAAGCATGTTATTGGctattaaatattttattttgatgCTTTTTATACCCGTCTTCTATTATACTTTAGAAATCATGCTTTACTTAAAATTCATCATTTTGTTCATGTTTGCCTTGTCACGAGAATTTCATCGTCCAGAATGACCCTGTGTTGCGTTGAGTATTCGATGCATAcacgcttttactttgaagccATTGCCTAATTGAACACATAGTTACATCAGACGCGGACGTAACCAAccagatgtatgatggacaGATCAGCCTACCAGTCGGTACGGTCCACTGGGGTTGTGGTTTAGCAGActgatccaccccccccccccccccccccaggcggtAAAGTAAGCGCACTTGATTCTGCGCAGAACGcatccgattccgattccgattcgcTCCACAGCATTTGTTGACGCATCCGTGAAGCGGTATCGGTTGTTGGTCGAGCTGAAGCCCAGGACAGAATCCAGCCAGGTCGTTGTTGAGCCATCCATCACCGGAGTTGTTGTTTGTGGGTAGCGAGTGCGACTTTAAAGAATGGGCACCGAGGCTCCGGTGGAAGATAGATGCTCCTTATCTGATACCCGGTAGCACGCAGCGCAGATAGTCAGCCCTGAGCACCGCATTAATCCTCAATACTATCGACATCTGGAGACACATACGGCCGTGTTGACGGTGACTGTTAGTTCTGGgcgtaaggatttttatttgtTTCCCCCTGTGCTTTCACACAGCACATCGATAATATTTGCTGGAGTGCTGGAAGTATTCCTGGGGTTTGCTTGTTTTACAAATGAAGGTTGCATTGTTCAGATCTCTTGCACCGATCGACCAGAGAATGTCAACCTTGTCTCAGATGTTAACGTTATAAAGTGAGGGTTTTGAGGC
Proteins encoded:
- the LOC130376189 gene encoding ephrin type-A receptor 7, translated to MLLIGAAEDCLGEEVVLLNSKETQAELGWTSYPPNGWEEISGVDERYKPIRTYQVCNVMEPVQQNNWLQTGWVQRRGGQRIFVELQFTLRDCNSIPGVAGTCKETFNLLYVEAERDLGGVTREDRYTKVDTIAADESFTQGDLGERKMKLNTEVREIGHLNRKGFHLAFQDVGACVALVAVRVYYKRCLATVQNLAVFPDTVAEAAFATLVEVRGACVNSSEVDSDSPPRMHCSAEGEWLVPIGKCSCSAGYEEGHSSCEELLEDVRTLGSSMALAERPLPSFSAFNSVGEWLEAVDMGRYKDNFTAAGYCYLEAVARMTVQDVLSLGVTSLEHQKLILTSIQALRAQVIQMHGRGVQV